Proteins from a genomic interval of Lolium perenne isolate Kyuss_39 chromosome 1, Kyuss_2.0, whole genome shotgun sequence:
- the LOC127342295 gene encoding disease resistance protein RGA5 isoform X2 yields the protein MDAPISASQGAMRSLPGKLDSLISGHKHNLRPEEKNKLCILQGDLQGLIDNYLLEPSEVEFPASTASFWMKDVRDLSYDIDDFLHELAQAGTSGSRISVQTQKLPRIKISRIPDKLKKRKWIADEILGFRSRVKEAIQRHISYLGDCKWRPSSSSGQLGEWKNPSTPCSIRLVGVESSIKQLCGRLANEGQPEHKVVSIVGTGGVGKTTLAKEVYRKLGGQFECRAFVQTSRKPDMKGLLTSILSQVWRHQLPDSCEVHKVVLKINQHLQDKTYIIVIDGLWASSTWDIINYALPKGNYCSRILTTTEVDAIAQTCYADTSKYMSSKKEGNSKYIFKKEPLNEDESRELLLSTVFGLQAECPQGLKEVSNEIIKRSGGLPLAINILASLLARQPASSLEHWNYIKNSLSSCLAANNSLEVINQVLNVGYDNLPHGLKACMLYLCMYEEDRVILKVDLVKQWMAEGFICAVEGDDVKEVARRYFDELVRRGMIQPVDVNCNDEILSCKVHHIILRFIRYKSIEENFILAVDHSQTSIRLADKVRRLALHFGNVEDATPPALASMQLSKVRSLAFSGLLKCMPSIVEFRFLQVLVLKLWADRDNRSDILIGSDDLSGSITNPDDLTDNPTEPDDVSYSLTEISELFRLRYFRLDARHLSVELPTQMQRLKDLVAWEIDAEVTSVPSDIVDLPGLFYLSIPSEVHLPSSIDRMTSLRTLGIIDLGKNITEDFMSLGELTNLQDLRLTCSMLQPDNLEKNLECLGSLIRKLSNLNCLTLVPAVSSHMNIQNHDGASIMSISWHGFTIERHSPAHLQRLELSWRCCFFFRLPEWTNELTKLCVLKIALRKMSSEDFAILKALPSLTALSLFLLISPARRIMFDSEGFLVLKYFKFVCAAPCLAFLDGAMPKLQNLKLGFNASRMKQYSLISAGFESLTGLNEISTKIGGAGVDECDRRSVQSVLIDTVSKHPSTPIMNVQWVDWNFCGDEEKYVENQKEIWKQTPEKQGLTAGESSDEYGIQGKNLEEDAKKQSDIRTCAILESTSYLQNTVHNVLEEYEHESRKGAGPAEGNLGDGKDASSVEEAMWVVEQWDLPATRDRLVFESPENAKEYLTAVACLTSVAGAGVEAWLQIAMARLEEEFRQLLIRGTTSPTAENLHTSAFPGFSPTISTFSSTSSIDNFGELDEPVGWDTWSSVSDGEISSYFISPETISTFKDIADVMHSLPYLIFPYIVSMLKDIADVMLHAGHALKLCQVYGEVRQEKLIECLTVLGVDKRSLEEVQRMEWVTLKDKKYKWIRALKVVVQGLLAEERRFCSQIFTADADIKEVCFTKAGKSCVLQLLSFANNIAVGKRSAEKLFSTLDMYEALAELLPELVVLFSGEARDFIKEVAEPTLESLGDTVLDTLAELANAIRGHTDCRSLPDGGIHQLTRYVMIYLVRLVADYSRWLHHLLDGHETDQLENTGMTPLGHMMMMLITHLWDKIEDKSELYDDEALQNIFLMNNLYYIMQKVNDSELKSLLGNNLICIRPGQLTVYSERYFQSSWIRAITCLTDDGLPHTTGSLSAIKGALQERFKSFNLIYEEICRTQTTWSVVDPQLREELRISITKKLIPAYRLFVERYRGQLGSRNFGKYVKYSPQDLEEQMLDLFEG from the exons ATGGATGCCCCAATCAGTGCTTCCCAGGGAGCCATGAGGTCCCTTCCTGGTAAGCTGGATTCGTTGATATCGGGACACAAGCACAACCTGCGGCCAGAGGAGAAGAACAAGCTCTGCATCCTCCAAGGTGATCTTCAGGGACTAATAGACAACTACCTGCTGGAGCCATCAGAGGTGGAGTTCCCTGCTTCGACGGCCAGCTTCTGGATGAAAGATGTGCGCGACTTGTCATACGACATCGATGACTTCCTCCACGAGCTCGCCCAAGCCGGCACTAGTGGTTCTAGGATCAGCGTCCAGACCCAAAAACTCCCCCGCATTAAAATCTCCCGAATTCCGGATAAGCTGAAAAAGCGCAAATGGATCGCCGACGAGATCTTGGGATTTAGGAGTCGTGTCAAGGAAGCAATTCAACGGCACATAAGCTATCTTGGTGACTGCAAGTGGCGTCCTAGCAGCAGCAGCGGTCAGCTGGGTGAATGGAAGAACCCTTCAACACCATGTAGCATTCGCCTTGTTGGTGTGGAGAGTTCCATCAAACAGCTTTGCGGCAGGCTGGCAAATGAGGGACAGCCAGAGCACAAGGTGGTGTCCATTGTTGGAACTGGTGGGGTTGGTAAGACTACCCTCGCCAAAGAAGTGTACCGTAAGCTTGGGGGTCAATTCGAGTGCCGGGCTTTCGTGCAGACATCGCGAAAACCagacatgaaggggctccttaccAGCATACTCTCTCAAGTTTGGCGGCACCAGCTCCCCGATTCTTGTGAGGTGCATAAAGTGGTCTTAAAGATCAACCAACACCTGCAAGATAAAAC GTACATAATTGTAATTGATGGTCTGTGGGCATCATCAACTTGGGATATTATTAATTATGCTTTGCCAAAGGGAAACTATTGCAGTAGAATATTAACAACGACCGAAGTTGACGCTATAGCTCAGACATGTTATGCAGATACCTCCAAATATATGTCTTCAAAGAAAGAAGGTAACTCCAAGTATATATTCAAGAAGGAACCGCTTAATGAAGATGAGTCGAGAGAACTTCTATTAAGTACAGTTTTTGGCCTTCAAGCTGAATGTCCTCAGGGCCTAAAGGAAGTTTCaaatgaaattataaaaagaagTGGTGGCTTGCCGCTAGCAATTAATATATTGGCCAGTCTCTTGGCACGTCAGCCAGCCAGCAGCCTGGAGCACTGGAATTACATAAAGAATTCACTGAGTTCCTGTTTGGCTGCAAACAATAGTTTGGAAGTGATAAACCAAGTTCTCAACGTTGGCTACGACAATCTTCCCCACGGCTTGAAAGCATGCATGTTATATCTGTGTATGTATGAAGAGGACCGTGTAATCCTGAAGGTTGATTTGGTGAAGCAGTGGATGGCTGAAGGTTTCATCTGCGCTGTGGAAGGGGACGATGTGAAGGAAGTTGCACGAAGATATTTTGATGAGCTTGTTAGAAGGGGAATGATCCAGCCTGTGGATGTCAACTGCAATGATGAAATTCTATCATGTAAAGTGCACCACATAATACTTCGCTTTATTCGATATAAGTCCATAGAAGAAAATTTCATCCTTGCAGTAGATCATTCTCAGACTTCTATAAGACTTGCTGACAAGGTTCGTCGGCTCGCCCTCCACTTTGGCAATGTTGAAGATGCTACACCGCCAGCACTGGCGAGTATGCAACTATCAAAAGTTCGATCACTTGCCTTTTCTGGATTGCTCAAGTGCATGCCTTCGATTGTTGAGTTCCGGTTTCTTCAGGTTCTGGTCCTTAAATTATGGGCTGATCGTGATAATAGGAGTGACATCCTTATTGGATCTGATGACCTGAGTGGCAGCATCACTAATCCTGATGACTTGACTGACAACCCCACTGAACCTGATGACGTCAGTTATAGCCTTACTGAAATTTCAGAACTCTTCCGACTGAGATACTTTCGTCTTGATGCACGTCATTTGAGTGTGGAGCTTCCAACCCAGATGCAACGGCTGAAAgatttggtggcatgggaaattgATGCCGAAGTAACATCAGTTCCATCAGATATTGTTGATTTGCCAGGCTTGTTCTACCTCAGTATTCCTAGCGAGGTTCATCTGCCCAGTAGTATTGACCGCATGACATCTCTTCGCACTCTGGGAATAATCGATCTGGGAAAGAACATAACAGAAGATTTTATGAGCCTTGGTGAGCTGACTAATCTCCAGGATCTTCGTCTAACATGTTCCATGTTGCAGCCTGATAACCTGGAAAAAAACTTGGAATGCCTGGGCTCGCTAATTAGGAAACTAAGCAATCTCAACTGTCTAACTCTGGTACCTGCAGTCTCCTCTCATATGAATATTCAGAATCATGATGGTGCTTCAATCATGAGCATTTCCTGGCATGGCTTCACCATCGAGCGCCATTCTCCAGCTCATCTTCAGAGACTAGAGTTGTCGTGGCGCTGCTGCTTCTTTTTCCGCCTACCTGAGTGGACAAACGAGCTTACCAAGCTTTGCGTTTTAAAGATCGCACTTAGGAAGATGTCAAGTGAAGATTTTGCTATTCTTAAAGCATTGCCTTCCCTCACCGCTCTCTCGTTGTTTCTCTTGATTTCCCCTGCGAGAAGGATCATGTTTGACAGTGAGGGATTCCTGGTTCTCAAGTACTTTAAGTTTGTGTGTGCTGCACCATGCCTGGCTTTTTTGGATGGAGCAATGCCCAAACTCCAAAATCTGAAGTTAGGTTTCAATGCTAGCAGAATGAAGCAATATAGCTTGATAAGTGCTGGGTTCGAGAGTCTGACTGGCCTCAACGAGATCTCCACAAAAATTGGGGGTGCCGGTGTTGATGAATGTGACAGAAGGTCTGTACAGTCTGTGTTGATTGACACTGTTAGCAAGCATCCTAGCACCCCCATCATGAATGTGCAATGGGTGGATTGGAACTTTTGTGGTGATGAAGAGAAGTATGTAGAGAATCAAAAAGAAATATGGAAGCAGACTCCTGAAAAACAAGGCCTGACCGCTGGTGAAAGCTCAGATGAATATGGAATTCAAGGAAAGAATTTGGAGGAAGATGCCAAGAAACAATCTGATATAAG GACTTGTGCGATACTGGAATCCACCTCGTATCTGCAGAATACAG TCCATAACGTTCTGGAGGAGTATGAGCATGAATCTCGAAAGGGGGCCGGCCCTGCTGAAGGCAACCTGGGCGACGGGAAGGACGCATCGTCGGTTGAGGAGGCAATGTGGGTGGTGGAGCAGTGGGACTTGCCGGCCACAAGGGACAGGCTTGTGTTCGAGTCACCGGAGAACGCCAAAGAGTACCTCACCGCAGTTGCTTGCCTCACGAGCGTGGCTGGGGCAGGCGTGGAGGCATGGCTGCAGATCGCGATGGCACGGCTTGAGGAGGAGTTCCGCCAGCTGTTGATCCGTGGGACGACGTCGCCCACTGCAGAGAATCTGCACACGTCCGCCTTTCCCGGGTTCTCGCCTACCATATCTACCTTCAGTTCCACCTCCTCCATCGACAATTTCGGTGAGCTAGACGAGCCTGTTGGTTGGGACACATGGAGCTCGGTCTCCGACGGTGAAATCTCATCTTACTTCATTTCCCCAGAAACCATCAGCACCTTCAAAGACATCGCAGACGTCATGCATAGCTTGCCATACCTCATTTTTCCGTACATCGTTAGCATGCTCAAGGACATCGCGGATGTTATGCTGCATGCTGGCCATGCGCTGAAGCTTTGCCAGGTCTATGGCgaggtgcgccaggaaaagcttatAGAGTGCCTCACCGTTCTTGGGGTTGACAAGAGGAGCCTGGAGGAGGTGCAGCGTATGGAATGGGTCACCCTCAAGGACAAGAAGTACAAATGGATTCGGGCACTCAAGGTGGTTGTCCAGGGACTTCTAGCCGAGGAGCGCCGCTTCTGTAGCCAGATTTTCACGGCTGATGCTGACATAAAGGAAGTGTGCTTTACTAAGGCAGGCAAGAGCTGTGTCCTGCAGCTGCTTAGCTTTGCTAATAACATTGCAGTTGGGAAGAGATCGGCCGAGAAGCTGTTCAGTACCCTTGATATGTATGAGGCACTAGCTGAGTTGCTGCCAGAGCTCGTGGTCTTGTTCTCAGGCGAAGCAAGGGATTTTATCAAGGAAGTAGCAGAGCCGACCCTTGAGAGTCTAGGGGATACAGTGCTTGACACACTTGCTGAGTTAGCCAATGCGATACGTGGGCATACTGATTGTAGATCACTGCCAGACGGCGGTATCCACCAGTTGACACGATATGTCATGATCTATTTAGTACGATTGGTTGCAGACTACAGCCGCTGGTTGCATCATCTTCTTGATGGCCATGAGACTGATCAGCTGGAAAATACGGGTATGACTCCTTTGGGACACATGATGATGATGCTGATTACACATCTGTGGGACAAGATTGAGGACAAATCGGAGCTGTATGATGATGAGGCGCTACAGAACATCTTTTTGATGAACAATCTGTACTACATTATGCAGAAGGTGAATGATTCAGAACTAAAGAGTCTGCTTGGGAATAATTTGATCTGTATACGCCCTGGTCAGTTAACAGTGTACTCCGAAAGGTACTTCCAGTCCTCATGGATAAGGGCAATAACTTGTCTGACAGATGATGGTTTGCCACATACAACAGGATCTTTGAGTGCAATCAAAGGTGCACTGCAAGAACGGTTCAAAAGTTTCAACCTGATCTATGAGGAGATATGCAGGACGCAGACAACATGGAGTGTTGTGGATCCTCAGCTAAGAGAGGAATTGCGAATTTCCATCACAAAGAAGCTCATTCCAGCATACCGTTTGTTTGTTGAAAGGTACCGAGGTCAGCTGGGGTCAAGGAATTTCGGTAAATATGTAAAGTACAGTCCCCAGGATTTGGAGGAACAAATGTTAGATTTATTCGAAGGGTAA
- the LOC127342295 gene encoding disease resistance protein RGA5 isoform X1 — MMGGKTEQRNKEMDAPISASQGAMRSLPGKLDSLISGHKHNLRPEEKNKLCILQGDLQGLIDNYLLEPSEVEFPASTASFWMKDVRDLSYDIDDFLHELAQAGTSGSRISVQTQKLPRIKISRIPDKLKKRKWIADEILGFRSRVKEAIQRHISYLGDCKWRPSSSSGQLGEWKNPSTPCSIRLVGVESSIKQLCGRLANEGQPEHKVVSIVGTGGVGKTTLAKEVYRKLGGQFECRAFVQTSRKPDMKGLLTSILSQVWRHQLPDSCEVHKVVLKINQHLQDKTYIIVIDGLWASSTWDIINYALPKGNYCSRILTTTEVDAIAQTCYADTSKYMSSKKEGNSKYIFKKEPLNEDESRELLLSTVFGLQAECPQGLKEVSNEIIKRSGGLPLAINILASLLARQPASSLEHWNYIKNSLSSCLAANNSLEVINQVLNVGYDNLPHGLKACMLYLCMYEEDRVILKVDLVKQWMAEGFICAVEGDDVKEVARRYFDELVRRGMIQPVDVNCNDEILSCKVHHIILRFIRYKSIEENFILAVDHSQTSIRLADKVRRLALHFGNVEDATPPALASMQLSKVRSLAFSGLLKCMPSIVEFRFLQVLVLKLWADRDNRSDILIGSDDLSGSITNPDDLTDNPTEPDDVSYSLTEISELFRLRYFRLDARHLSVELPTQMQRLKDLVAWEIDAEVTSVPSDIVDLPGLFYLSIPSEVHLPSSIDRMTSLRTLGIIDLGKNITEDFMSLGELTNLQDLRLTCSMLQPDNLEKNLECLGSLIRKLSNLNCLTLVPAVSSHMNIQNHDGASIMSISWHGFTIERHSPAHLQRLELSWRCCFFFRLPEWTNELTKLCVLKIALRKMSSEDFAILKALPSLTALSLFLLISPARRIMFDSEGFLVLKYFKFVCAAPCLAFLDGAMPKLQNLKLGFNASRMKQYSLISAGFESLTGLNEISTKIGGAGVDECDRRSVQSVLIDTVSKHPSTPIMNVQWVDWNFCGDEEKYVENQKEIWKQTPEKQGLTAGESSDEYGIQGKNLEEDAKKQSDIRTCAILESTSYLQNTVHNVLEEYEHESRKGAGPAEGNLGDGKDASSVEEAMWVVEQWDLPATRDRLVFESPENAKEYLTAVACLTSVAGAGVEAWLQIAMARLEEEFRQLLIRGTTSPTAENLHTSAFPGFSPTISTFSSTSSIDNFGELDEPVGWDTWSSVSDGEISSYFISPETISTFKDIADVMHSLPYLIFPYIVSMLKDIADVMLHAGHALKLCQVYGEVRQEKLIECLTVLGVDKRSLEEVQRMEWVTLKDKKYKWIRALKVVVQGLLAEERRFCSQIFTADADIKEVCFTKAGKSCVLQLLSFANNIAVGKRSAEKLFSTLDMYEALAELLPELVVLFSGEARDFIKEVAEPTLESLGDTVLDTLAELANAIRGHTDCRSLPDGGIHQLTRYVMIYLVRLVADYSRWLHHLLDGHETDQLENTGMTPLGHMMMMLITHLWDKIEDKSELYDDEALQNIFLMNNLYYIMQKVNDSELKSLLGNNLICIRPGQLTVYSERYFQSSWIRAITCLTDDGLPHTTGSLSAIKGALQERFKSFNLIYEEICRTQTTWSVVDPQLREELRISITKKLIPAYRLFVERYRGQLGSRNFGKYVKYSPQDLEEQMLDLFEG; from the exons ATGATGGGAGGGAAGACAGAACAAAG GAACAAGGAGATGGATGCCCCAATCAGTGCTTCCCAGGGAGCCATGAGGTCCCTTCCTGGTAAGCTGGATTCGTTGATATCGGGACACAAGCACAACCTGCGGCCAGAGGAGAAGAACAAGCTCTGCATCCTCCAAGGTGATCTTCAGGGACTAATAGACAACTACCTGCTGGAGCCATCAGAGGTGGAGTTCCCTGCTTCGACGGCCAGCTTCTGGATGAAAGATGTGCGCGACTTGTCATACGACATCGATGACTTCCTCCACGAGCTCGCCCAAGCCGGCACTAGTGGTTCTAGGATCAGCGTCCAGACCCAAAAACTCCCCCGCATTAAAATCTCCCGAATTCCGGATAAGCTGAAAAAGCGCAAATGGATCGCCGACGAGATCTTGGGATTTAGGAGTCGTGTCAAGGAAGCAATTCAACGGCACATAAGCTATCTTGGTGACTGCAAGTGGCGTCCTAGCAGCAGCAGCGGTCAGCTGGGTGAATGGAAGAACCCTTCAACACCATGTAGCATTCGCCTTGTTGGTGTGGAGAGTTCCATCAAACAGCTTTGCGGCAGGCTGGCAAATGAGGGACAGCCAGAGCACAAGGTGGTGTCCATTGTTGGAACTGGTGGGGTTGGTAAGACTACCCTCGCCAAAGAAGTGTACCGTAAGCTTGGGGGTCAATTCGAGTGCCGGGCTTTCGTGCAGACATCGCGAAAACCagacatgaaggggctccttaccAGCATACTCTCTCAAGTTTGGCGGCACCAGCTCCCCGATTCTTGTGAGGTGCATAAAGTGGTCTTAAAGATCAACCAACACCTGCAAGATAAAAC GTACATAATTGTAATTGATGGTCTGTGGGCATCATCAACTTGGGATATTATTAATTATGCTTTGCCAAAGGGAAACTATTGCAGTAGAATATTAACAACGACCGAAGTTGACGCTATAGCTCAGACATGTTATGCAGATACCTCCAAATATATGTCTTCAAAGAAAGAAGGTAACTCCAAGTATATATTCAAGAAGGAACCGCTTAATGAAGATGAGTCGAGAGAACTTCTATTAAGTACAGTTTTTGGCCTTCAAGCTGAATGTCCTCAGGGCCTAAAGGAAGTTTCaaatgaaattataaaaagaagTGGTGGCTTGCCGCTAGCAATTAATATATTGGCCAGTCTCTTGGCACGTCAGCCAGCCAGCAGCCTGGAGCACTGGAATTACATAAAGAATTCACTGAGTTCCTGTTTGGCTGCAAACAATAGTTTGGAAGTGATAAACCAAGTTCTCAACGTTGGCTACGACAATCTTCCCCACGGCTTGAAAGCATGCATGTTATATCTGTGTATGTATGAAGAGGACCGTGTAATCCTGAAGGTTGATTTGGTGAAGCAGTGGATGGCTGAAGGTTTCATCTGCGCTGTGGAAGGGGACGATGTGAAGGAAGTTGCACGAAGATATTTTGATGAGCTTGTTAGAAGGGGAATGATCCAGCCTGTGGATGTCAACTGCAATGATGAAATTCTATCATGTAAAGTGCACCACATAATACTTCGCTTTATTCGATATAAGTCCATAGAAGAAAATTTCATCCTTGCAGTAGATCATTCTCAGACTTCTATAAGACTTGCTGACAAGGTTCGTCGGCTCGCCCTCCACTTTGGCAATGTTGAAGATGCTACACCGCCAGCACTGGCGAGTATGCAACTATCAAAAGTTCGATCACTTGCCTTTTCTGGATTGCTCAAGTGCATGCCTTCGATTGTTGAGTTCCGGTTTCTTCAGGTTCTGGTCCTTAAATTATGGGCTGATCGTGATAATAGGAGTGACATCCTTATTGGATCTGATGACCTGAGTGGCAGCATCACTAATCCTGATGACTTGACTGACAACCCCACTGAACCTGATGACGTCAGTTATAGCCTTACTGAAATTTCAGAACTCTTCCGACTGAGATACTTTCGTCTTGATGCACGTCATTTGAGTGTGGAGCTTCCAACCCAGATGCAACGGCTGAAAgatttggtggcatgggaaattgATGCCGAAGTAACATCAGTTCCATCAGATATTGTTGATTTGCCAGGCTTGTTCTACCTCAGTATTCCTAGCGAGGTTCATCTGCCCAGTAGTATTGACCGCATGACATCTCTTCGCACTCTGGGAATAATCGATCTGGGAAAGAACATAACAGAAGATTTTATGAGCCTTGGTGAGCTGACTAATCTCCAGGATCTTCGTCTAACATGTTCCATGTTGCAGCCTGATAACCTGGAAAAAAACTTGGAATGCCTGGGCTCGCTAATTAGGAAACTAAGCAATCTCAACTGTCTAACTCTGGTACCTGCAGTCTCCTCTCATATGAATATTCAGAATCATGATGGTGCTTCAATCATGAGCATTTCCTGGCATGGCTTCACCATCGAGCGCCATTCTCCAGCTCATCTTCAGAGACTAGAGTTGTCGTGGCGCTGCTGCTTCTTTTTCCGCCTACCTGAGTGGACAAACGAGCTTACCAAGCTTTGCGTTTTAAAGATCGCACTTAGGAAGATGTCAAGTGAAGATTTTGCTATTCTTAAAGCATTGCCTTCCCTCACCGCTCTCTCGTTGTTTCTCTTGATTTCCCCTGCGAGAAGGATCATGTTTGACAGTGAGGGATTCCTGGTTCTCAAGTACTTTAAGTTTGTGTGTGCTGCACCATGCCTGGCTTTTTTGGATGGAGCAATGCCCAAACTCCAAAATCTGAAGTTAGGTTTCAATGCTAGCAGAATGAAGCAATATAGCTTGATAAGTGCTGGGTTCGAGAGTCTGACTGGCCTCAACGAGATCTCCACAAAAATTGGGGGTGCCGGTGTTGATGAATGTGACAGAAGGTCTGTACAGTCTGTGTTGATTGACACTGTTAGCAAGCATCCTAGCACCCCCATCATGAATGTGCAATGGGTGGATTGGAACTTTTGTGGTGATGAAGAGAAGTATGTAGAGAATCAAAAAGAAATATGGAAGCAGACTCCTGAAAAACAAGGCCTGACCGCTGGTGAAAGCTCAGATGAATATGGAATTCAAGGAAAGAATTTGGAGGAAGATGCCAAGAAACAATCTGATATAAG GACTTGTGCGATACTGGAATCCACCTCGTATCTGCAGAATACAG TCCATAACGTTCTGGAGGAGTATGAGCATGAATCTCGAAAGGGGGCCGGCCCTGCTGAAGGCAACCTGGGCGACGGGAAGGACGCATCGTCGGTTGAGGAGGCAATGTGGGTGGTGGAGCAGTGGGACTTGCCGGCCACAAGGGACAGGCTTGTGTTCGAGTCACCGGAGAACGCCAAAGAGTACCTCACCGCAGTTGCTTGCCTCACGAGCGTGGCTGGGGCAGGCGTGGAGGCATGGCTGCAGATCGCGATGGCACGGCTTGAGGAGGAGTTCCGCCAGCTGTTGATCCGTGGGACGACGTCGCCCACTGCAGAGAATCTGCACACGTCCGCCTTTCCCGGGTTCTCGCCTACCATATCTACCTTCAGTTCCACCTCCTCCATCGACAATTTCGGTGAGCTAGACGAGCCTGTTGGTTGGGACACATGGAGCTCGGTCTCCGACGGTGAAATCTCATCTTACTTCATTTCCCCAGAAACCATCAGCACCTTCAAAGACATCGCAGACGTCATGCATAGCTTGCCATACCTCATTTTTCCGTACATCGTTAGCATGCTCAAGGACATCGCGGATGTTATGCTGCATGCTGGCCATGCGCTGAAGCTTTGCCAGGTCTATGGCgaggtgcgccaggaaaagcttatAGAGTGCCTCACCGTTCTTGGGGTTGACAAGAGGAGCCTGGAGGAGGTGCAGCGTATGGAATGGGTCACCCTCAAGGACAAGAAGTACAAATGGATTCGGGCACTCAAGGTGGTTGTCCAGGGACTTCTAGCCGAGGAGCGCCGCTTCTGTAGCCAGATTTTCACGGCTGATGCTGACATAAAGGAAGTGTGCTTTACTAAGGCAGGCAAGAGCTGTGTCCTGCAGCTGCTTAGCTTTGCTAATAACATTGCAGTTGGGAAGAGATCGGCCGAGAAGCTGTTCAGTACCCTTGATATGTATGAGGCACTAGCTGAGTTGCTGCCAGAGCTCGTGGTCTTGTTCTCAGGCGAAGCAAGGGATTTTATCAAGGAAGTAGCAGAGCCGACCCTTGAGAGTCTAGGGGATACAGTGCTTGACACACTTGCTGAGTTAGCCAATGCGATACGTGGGCATACTGATTGTAGATCACTGCCAGACGGCGGTATCCACCAGTTGACACGATATGTCATGATCTATTTAGTACGATTGGTTGCAGACTACAGCCGCTGGTTGCATCATCTTCTTGATGGCCATGAGACTGATCAGCTGGAAAATACGGGTATGACTCCTTTGGGACACATGATGATGATGCTGATTACACATCTGTGGGACAAGATTGAGGACAAATCGGAGCTGTATGATGATGAGGCGCTACAGAACATCTTTTTGATGAACAATCTGTACTACATTATGCAGAAGGTGAATGATTCAGAACTAAAGAGTCTGCTTGGGAATAATTTGATCTGTATACGCCCTGGTCAGTTAACAGTGTACTCCGAAAGGTACTTCCAGTCCTCATGGATAAGGGCAATAACTTGTCTGACAGATGATGGTTTGCCACATACAACAGGATCTTTGAGTGCAATCAAAGGTGCACTGCAAGAACGGTTCAAAAGTTTCAACCTGATCTATGAGGAGATATGCAGGACGCAGACAACATGGAGTGTTGTGGATCCTCAGCTAAGAGAGGAATTGCGAATTTCCATCACAAAGAAGCTCATTCCAGCATACCGTTTGTTTGTTGAAAGGTACCGAGGTCAGCTGGGGTCAAGGAATTTCGGTAAATATGTAAAGTACAGTCCCCAGGATTTGGAGGAACAAATGTTAGATTTATTCGAAGGGTAA